From Vanessa cardui chromosome 11, ilVanCard2.1, whole genome shotgun sequence, the proteins below share one genomic window:
- the LOC124533528 gene encoding ADP-ribosylation factor-like protein 6-interacting protein 1, with product MAELVQEQQVKKVQRLLEGWRMALLPLKSVLLWEQQWHPCAIFASVSILFFSIWLMDLNTLATFSVVGLILNFVDFIVPIISNTICGPNSWTGQKEKLFEEICRSIVIHYNKLLGNINAFYSMRENSPSMYYIISISMLCTLAWLASSINNIFLLYILSTVVLLWPGIQQRGIFNTLMSLIKKTPKITTLKSD from the exons atggcAGAATTGGTTCAG GAACAGCAAGTGAAAAAAGTGCAAAGGCTTCTGGAAGGTTGGCGCATGGCTCTTTTGCCCTTAAAATCGGTACTATTATGGGAACAGCAATGGCATCCTTGCGCTATATTTGCGTCTGTCTctattttattcttttcaatTTGGCTTATGGACCTCAACACCCTAGCGACATTTTCAGTTGTTGGTctgatattaaattttgttgacTTCATTGTTCCAATAATATCAAATACTATTTGTGGTCCCAATTCTTGGACAGGCCAAAAGGAAAAActatttgaagaaatttgtaGAAGCATTGTAATACATTACAACAAATTACTAGGCAATATCAATGCATTTTATTCTATGCGAGAGAACAGTCCTTCAATG TATTACATCATATCAATCAGCATGCTGTGCACCTTGGCGTGGTTAGCTTCATCTATAAACAACATATtcctgttatatatattatctacagTTGTTCTACTATGGCCTGGTATTCAGCAGAGAGGAATTTTCAATACCCTTATGTCCTTAATCAAAAAAACACCAAAAATTACAACTTTAAAATCAGATTAG
- the LOC124533526 gene encoding fatty acid-binding protein-like, with protein MPSIPGKYQHYKNENIDDYFIAVGVPFMGRKMMAMSSPLMEITMDGDNMVIKNSSLLRTVEMKFKLGEEYEERMPNTTIKSCTKILNDHELETLSTIPESGAKCGRHYLFTDDECVITLTHDKAQTPGKRYFRRVTS; from the exons atgccTTCAATTCCTGGAAAGtatcaacattataaaaatgaaaacattgaTGACTATTTCATAGCAGTAG GTGTACCTTTCATGGGACGGAAGATGATGGCAATGTCATCTCCTCTAATGGAAATAACAATGGATGGTGATAATATGGTCATTAAAAATTCATCATTGCTCCGAACAGTGGAAATGAAATTCAAGTTAGGCGAGGAGTATGAGGAACGTATGCCTAATACAACTATTaag agttgtactaaaattttaaatgaccaTGAACTTGAAACTTTATCTACTATACCTGAGAGTGGTGCTAAGTGTGgaagacattatttatttacagatgATGAATGTGTTATA ACTTTGACTCATGACAAAGCACAGACACCAGGTAAAAGATACTTTCGCAGAGTGACTTCTTAA